CACCAGCTAGTAGAAAAGCTATCATAGTCTTGACTTTTAGCTGAAGTATTTTCATCTTGGCTAAAAGTATAGGCGTGAGTATCAATACGGCGCCATCATTTGCAAATAGAGCTGAAACTACAGAGCCAAACAAAAGAACATACACGAACATCAAATGGCCATTTTGTTTTGAAAGCTTAGATAAATGAAGTGCGCACCACTCGAAAAATCCTATCTCATCTAGGATCATAGACATAATGATAATGCCTACAAGAGTTAGCGTCGCGTCCCAAACTACGCTTAAAACTACTAAAGTATCATCAAAACTAACCACGCCTAAAAAGAGACTTACCAAAGCTCCCATTACAGCACTAGTTCCTATCTTTAATCCAAATGGTCTAAAGATAATAAGCAAAAGAGTGATGATAAATATAAAACCAGCTATTAGCATACCAAACTCCGATGATTAAAATTTAATGCAGTTCTTACCAGCTTCTTTTGCTTTATAGACTTGATTATCTGCATTTTTTATTAGATCTTCTACACTTTTTGTTTTAAGATCACTTGAGGCTACTCCGATACTTGCACTACCATTCCAATATCCATCGCCAACAGAGACTTTAAGTTCTCTTATCTTTTTTAAGATATTATTTGCTACTTTTATAGCGCCTTGTAAAGACGTGTGTGGGCATATTATCAAAAACTCATCTCCGCCAAGCCTACAAACTATATCATCGTTTCTTACAGAATCTTTTAGCGTTACAGCGACAGTTTTTAAGACGATATCGCCACAATCGTGACCATAATTATCATTTACTTCTTTAAAGTGATCCAGATCTATCATCAAAATAGCGATAGAATCCGTAATTTTACAAGTAGAATACCAAAGCATATCTAGAACATCCATAGCATAACGTCTATTTTTTAGCTCAGTTAGTTGATCTGTAGTAGATAAATACTCAAGATGTCTATTTGCCTCCATAAGCTCGGTAGTTCTTTCTTCTACTTTTTGTTCCAAATTTTTCTTAAGAGACAAAAGCTCTTTATTTCTTCTAGATAATGTATTTAACATATTATTTAAAGCCTTAACAAGAGGCTTGATTTCGTTTGATTCGTGAATTTGATCAGCCATATCAAAGGC
The sequence above is a segment of the Campylobacter hyointestinalis subsp. lawsonii genome. Coding sequences within it:
- a CDS encoding GGDEF domain-containing protein is translated as MKYTKSILFTWNKDFETNIPLVDEEHAHLVELINELGSKISNQEALKIDDISLIFNELFDYAKYHFGDEESIMVKSKLYPNFIREHAYNHKMFLQEVEALYDEFLDSKDYEKNLKEIVDFLINWLAFHILGQDKKMARQIGLIDQGYTAKEAFDMADQIHESNEIKPLVKALNNMLNTLSRRNKELLSLKKNLEQKVEERTTELMEANRHLEYLSTTDQLTELKNRRYAMDVLDMLWYSTCKITDSIAILMIDLDHFKEVNDNYGHDCGDIVLKTVAVTLKDSVRNDDIVCRLGGDEFLIICPHTSLQGAIKVANNILKKIRELKVSVGDGYWNGSASIGVASSDLKTKSVEDLIKNADNQVYKAKEAGKNCIKF